A window of Diabrotica virgifera virgifera chromosome 9, PGI_DIABVI_V3a contains these coding sequences:
- the LOC126891440 gene encoding 52 kDa repressor of the inhibitor of the protein kinase-like → MPLMLIIMKEVIHFYNQSAKRNAVLTEHVGGQLVSLCETRWVDRHDAVILFFCALPEIVDSFTEISEWKESESAKKAVLYINSITSTEFIFSCVCLVDILKRTLPLSKLLQKPNLDLNKASNAVTDTLTCLKDRRRNCDDHFTELYLEALTTSEKLGVQLKMPRVVKSQRHRENYEAETGMEYYRMSMYIPLLDNVITDLQTRFSEENLLCFDLNLLMPANMLNTNVSEKCLELNVRLQKVCQNFKTLLASDSEVVLEGELSIWIAKWSREKEEGIKIPNCAIEVLKCCDGDMFPTVRTLLQILITLPVSVASVERSFSSLKLVKSWLRTRMVEERLNGLCLLYIHRDIELNVENVIERYAKGGKRRLDFIV, encoded by the coding sequence GTCAGCAAAAAGGAATGCTGTTCTAACTGAACACGTAGGAGGGCAACTAGTGAGCCTCTGTGAAACTAGGTGGGTAGATAGACATGATgcagtaattttatttttttgtgcatTGCCAGAAATTGTCGATTCATTTACAGAGATAAGCGAATGGAAAGAGTCCGAGTCAGCCAAAAAGGCCGTGTTGTATATCAACTCAATAACAAGCACTGAATTCATTTTTTCTTGCGTTTGTCTGGTAGATATTCTGAAAAGGACCCTTCCCCTAAGCAAGTTATTGCAAAAACCAAACTTAGACTTGAACAAGGCTTCCAATGCAGTGACAGACACACTGACATGTCTGAAGGATAGGAGACGAAATTGTGATGATCATTTCACAGAGTTATACTTGGAAGCTCTAACTACCTCTGAAAAGCTGGGTGTGCAGCTCAAAATGCCCAGAGTAGTGAAAAGCCAAAGGCATAGAGAAAACTACGAAGCAGAGACAGGGATGGAATATTATAGAATGTCCATGTATATACCACTTCTCGACAATGTCATCACTGATCTACAAACCAGGTTCTCCGAAGAAAACCTATTGTGCTTTGACCTCAACCTTTTAATGCCTGCAAATATGTTGAACACCAATGTCAGCGAAAAATGCTTGGAGTTGAACGTGAGGCTGCAGAAAGtttgccagaactttaaaactctTTTGGCCAGTGATTCTGAAGTTGTACTGGAAGGAGAGTTAAGCATTTGGATAGCGAAGTGGTCAAGGGAGAAAGAAGAAGGAATAAAAATTCCAAACTGTGCCATAGAAGTACTCAAATGCTGCGATGGAGATATGTTTCCAACTGTACGAACACTTCTACAAATACTTATCACACTACCAGTAAGTGTTGCAAGTGTTGAAAGGTCATTCAGCAGCCTTAAGCTCGTTAAATCCTGGCTACGGACAAGAATGGTTGAAGAGAGGTTGAATGGATTGTGCCTTTTATACATACATCGTGATATTGAGCTGAATGTTGAGAACGTAATTGAGCGTTATGCTAAAGGAGGAAAAAGAAGGCTGGACTTTATTGTTTAA